In Quercus lobata isolate SW786 chromosome 12, ValleyOak3.0 Primary Assembly, whole genome shotgun sequence, a genomic segment contains:
- the LOC115970204 gene encoding protein FAR1-RELATED SEQUENCE 7-like: MDHDTENEGKTDFIDLEKHWSTILEKGIDQLTDAQITSLKFNSLDDGGEFYNTYAKLVGFGIRKDEIKHNKDNTVTSRRWVCAKEGLQIRKNESNLNCMRERPITRSGCKAAFRIRTIKDSDKAKIIALHNVGVKSNQIMDHMIQQAGGYENIGFTSKDLYNYLVAIRNNNTRDGDVECALGYLQAKVDMDSSFFLKYTIDEESRLANLFWIDSQSRLDYACFGDVVAFDTTYKTNVYKNPLLYW, translated from the exons ATGGATCATGATACGGAGAACGAAGGGAAGActgattttattgatttggaAAAACATTGGAGTACTATTCTCGAAAAGGGAATAGATCAGTTGACCGATGCCCAAATAACTAGTTTGAAATTCAATTCCCTAGATGATGGTGGAGAGTTTTATAACACATATGCAAAGTTGGTTGGGTTTGGTATTCGTAAAGACGAGATAAAGCATAATAAAGATAACACTGTGACCTCTAGAAGATGGGTTTGTGCAAAGGAAGGGTTGCAAATTAGGAAAAATGAGTCCAATTTAAATTGCATGCGTGAGAGACCAATAACAAGAAGTGGTTGCAAGGCCGCTTTTCGTATTAG GACTATTAAGGATTCTGATAAGGCTAAGATTATAGCATTGCATAATGTTGGggtcaaatcaaatcaaatcatggATCATATGATCCAACAAGCTGGAGGATACGAGAATATAGGGTTCACTTCAAAAGACCTCTACAATTATCTAGTGGCAATTCGCAACAACAATACGCGAGATGGTGATGTTGAATGTGCTTTGGGATATTTACAAGCAAAAGTAGACATGGactcctcattttttttaaaatacactaTTGATGAAGAAAGCCGTTTGGCTAATCTGTTTTGGATAGATTCTCAAAGTCGCTTAGATTATGCATGTTTTGGAGATGTAGTTGCATTTGATACAACATATAAGACAAATGTATACAAAAACCCCTTGTTATATTGGTAG
- the LOC115970205 gene encoding protein FAR1-RELATED SEQUENCE 5-like, with translation MNNKTPISVVTDGDKAMSKAIKTVFPKSRHRLCVWHLERNAFANLHDKVYESFIRCMVRYVTPDEFEDMWKKMVDNHNLHNHEWLHEMYAKKMKWAEAYMRGHFFSGCRSTQRCEAMNAFLNRFLDRKTRLYELFQQVDRALSRIRHNEMGADFSSNYTEPILITGLAEIEKHAATLFTRETFSMVQEELLNEQKFIVLYYIDKEGYCTYTLSQYASPDSRWEVVYCQADQSMKCSCLLFESYGYPCGHLFAIMKVEHLKQIPPTCIMNRWLKTAKSDLPYKLESQMSPDIIRMARFSALSASCSQMCYFGSRTTQGFEELKVEIARLTRRMEELYNSSKEAAEDGIRTASNKANLNVRDPAIVKTKGDHGSTSNSHSHAKVRRCSSCKDVGHTRRTCPSTHIQQGEHVDGDNVPESMEHPAVGSPDLETNYYNFL, from the coding sequence ATGAACAATAAGACTCCTATTTCAGTCGTGACAGATGGGGACAAAGCAATGAGTAAAGCTATTAAAACGGTTTTTCCAAAGTCTCGACATCGTTTATGTGTGTGGCATCTTGAAAGGAATGCTTTTGCAAATCTACATGATAAAGTATATGAAAGTTTTATTAGGTGTATGGTACGATATGTTACACCAGATGAATTTGAAGACATGTGGAAGAAAATGGTCGACAATCACAATTTACATAACCATGAATGGTTGCATGAAATGTatgctaaaaaaatgaaatgggcTGAAGCTTACATGAGAGGTCATTTTTTTTCTGGGTGCAGGAGTACACAACGTTGTGAAGCCATGAATGCATTCTTGAATAGATTTCTGGATAGGAAGACTAGGCTTTATGAGTTGTTCCAGCAAGTTGATAGAGCACTTTCACGTATTAGACACAATGAGATGGGGGCagatttttcttcaaattataCTGAACCTATTTTGATTACTGGGTTAGCTGAAATAGAGAAACATGCTGCTACTCTATTCACAAGGGAGACATTCAGCATGGTTCAAGAAGAATtattaaatgaacaaaaattcattgtgcTTTACTACATAGATAAGGAAGGTTATTGTACGTACACCTTATCTCAGTATGCATCCCCTGACTCAAGATGGGAGGTTGTGTATTGTCAAGCCGATCAATCTATGAAGTGCTCTTGTTTGCTATTTGAGTCATATGGATATCCTTGTGGGCACCTATTTGCTATTATGAAGGTTGAACATTTGAAACAGATTCCACCGACATGTATAATGAACAGATGGTTGAAAACAGCAAAGTCCGACCTGCCTTACAAACTTGAATCCCAAATGTCTCCTGATATCATACGTATGGCACGGTTTAGTGCATTGTCTGCTAGTTGTAGTCAGATGTGTTACTTTGGTTCAAGAACAACACAAGGCTTCGAAGAATTGAAGGTTGAAATAGCAAGGTTGACACGCCGCATGGAAGAACTTTATAATTCAAGTAAAGAAGCTGCTGAAGATGGGATACGCACTGCGTCCAATAAAGCAAACTTAAATGTTCGTGATCCAGCCATTGTCAAGACTAAAGGCGACCATGGTAGCACGAGCAACAGCCACAGCCATGCGAAAGTTAGGCGATGCAGCAGTTGTAAAGATGTTGGACACACAAGGCGCACATGTCCATCTACACATATTCAACAAGGTGAACATGTTGATGGTGACAACGTCCCTGAATCCATGGAACATCCAGCTGTTGGCTCACCTGATTTGGAaacaaattattataattttctttaa